In one Chloroflexota bacterium genomic region, the following are encoded:
- a CDS encoding EAL domain-containing protein has product MWVTPGALAALIPASWLLWSLWRRRDIAGAHALIVHTLVGSFWLLTYAFQLDSQTVEMALLWRKVKYLGISFAAVSWVVFALQYAGFGRLLTGRRVLALMAVPTVTSILAMTNELHQLLWRGTPTTPFEVGIMPYGPAFYGLVAFSYCAVLLASLVLAWTLMRSGRLYGGQIVGLLTAIGLPVVASAVYVAGLMPVPGLDPTSLAYVVTDIILGWSILRYGVLKGSVGVVPFARARVVDALRDGVIVLDHQLRIVDVNPAAARFLERDPRHLIGMPHIQVLPMLAGRIDLFHSEERTAELTLGQGRALRHCVVRVTPVGGLTSATDGWLLTLTDLTERKEAEAALEESERRYRTVVNTLSEVVFQTDARRCWSLLNPAWTTLTGFSMIESLGQQVSLYVHPDDRARDEREAVSLLNREKELARYEVRLVQSDDAVRWVEMHARPIVDQSGAITGLSGTLVDVTERKRLEEQLVHQAFHDALTGLANRTLFRDRVSHTLARASRSAAANAVLFLDLDNFKKVNDSLGHAAGDELLRGIAQRLVANVRGLDTVARLGGDEFAILLEDLPSQDEAIVIGERILESLRQPILVNGKEVLAGASIGLAPIKRDSESADALLRNADIAMYVAKRGGRGRLAIYSDGMDAATRNRLELEADLYRAVDRNELLVMYQPTIDIDSGQVIGAEALVRWQHPERGMIHPVEFITIAEETGLILPIGHWVLRQACRDVLTWKKLDPAYADISVAVNISARQLQEPQLVERVADLLVEHALDPASLTLEITESVAMQNTEATIARLEALKSLGVHIAIDDFGTGYSSLSYLQRFPIDILKIDRAFVQGIAENGDDHALAQTIVQLARTLRLSTVAEGIETVEQLECLRALGCDHGQGYLFARPIPAGQLSDLLAASLHVDIRNVA; this is encoded by the coding sequence ATGTGGGTCACACCTGGGGCGCTTGCAGCCCTGATTCCAGCGTCCTGGCTGCTCTGGTCGCTCTGGCGGCGGCGCGATATCGCCGGCGCGCATGCTCTGATCGTCCACACCCTGGTCGGCAGCTTCTGGCTGCTGACGTATGCGTTCCAGCTCGACAGCCAGACCGTCGAGATGGCCCTGCTCTGGCGCAAGGTCAAGTACCTGGGCATCTCGTTCGCCGCCGTGTCCTGGGTCGTGTTTGCGCTCCAGTACGCCGGGTTTGGACGCCTGCTGACCGGCCGGCGCGTCCTGGCGCTGATGGCTGTGCCCACGGTCACCTCGATCCTCGCCATGACGAATGAGCTGCATCAACTGCTCTGGCGAGGCACGCCCACCACCCCGTTTGAGGTGGGCATCATGCCGTATGGCCCGGCCTTCTACGGCCTGGTCGCCTTCTCCTACTGCGCGGTGCTGCTCGCCTCGCTCGTGCTGGCCTGGACGCTCATGCGTTCGGGACGCCTCTACGGCGGGCAGATCGTCGGCCTGCTGACCGCCATCGGGCTGCCGGTTGTGGCCAGCGCCGTCTACGTGGCCGGGCTGATGCCGGTACCGGGCCTCGATCCCACCTCGCTCGCCTACGTCGTGACTGACATCATCCTCGGCTGGAGCATCCTGCGGTACGGCGTGCTGAAAGGCTCCGTTGGCGTCGTGCCGTTCGCCCGGGCGCGCGTTGTCGACGCCCTGCGGGATGGCGTCATCGTGCTGGATCATCAGCTGCGGATCGTGGACGTCAACCCGGCCGCGGCGCGCTTCCTCGAGCGCGATCCGCGCCACCTGATCGGCATGCCGCATATCCAGGTTCTCCCGATGCTTGCCGGCCGTATCGACCTGTTCCACTCCGAGGAGCGCACAGCCGAGCTGACGTTGGGACAGGGGCGTGCCCTGCGGCACTGTGTGGTGCGGGTCACGCCGGTGGGCGGCCTGACCAGCGCCACCGACGGCTGGCTGCTGACGCTGACCGACCTGACGGAGCGCAAGGAGGCCGAGGCCGCCCTCGAGGAGAGCGAGCGCCGCTACCGCACCGTCGTCAACACCCTCAGCGAGGTCGTGTTCCAGACGGATGCCCGCCGCTGCTGGTCCCTGCTCAACCCGGCCTGGACGACGCTGACCGGCTTCAGCATGATCGAGTCGCTCGGGCAGCAGGTGTCGCTCTACGTCCACCCAGACGACCGTGCCCGCGACGAGCGCGAGGCTGTCAGCCTGCTCAACCGTGAGAAGGAGCTGGCCCGCTACGAGGTGCGCCTGGTTCAGTCCGACGATGCTGTACGCTGGGTCGAGATGCATGCCCGGCCCATCGTGGATCAGAGCGGGGCGATCACCGGCCTCTCGGGCACGCTGGTGGATGTGACGGAGCGCAAGCGGCTGGAAGAACAGCTGGTGCACCAGGCGTTCCACGATGCCCTGACCGGGCTGGCGAACCGCACGCTCTTCCGGGACCGAGTCAGCCACACGCTGGCGCGGGCGTCGCGGTCCGCTGCCGCCAACGCCGTCTTGTTTCTCGACCTGGACAACTTCAAGAAGGTCAACGACAGCCTCGGGCACGCCGCCGGCGATGAGCTGTTGCGCGGCATCGCGCAGCGGCTGGTGGCGAACGTCCGTGGCCTGGACACCGTCGCCCGGCTCGGCGGCGACGAGTTCGCGATCCTGCTCGAAGACCTCCCGAGCCAGGATGAGGCGATCGTCATCGGCGAGCGCATTCTGGAGTCGCTCCGACAGCCGATCCTCGTCAACGGCAAGGAGGTCCTGGCCGGGGCCAGCATCGGCCTGGCCCCGATCAAGCGCGACAGCGAGTCGGCGGATGCCCTGCTCCGGAACGCGGACATCGCCATGTACGTCGCCAAGCGTGGGGGACGCGGCCGGCTGGCGATCTACTCCGACGGGATGGACGCGGCGACTCGCAACCGCCTGGAGCTGGAGGCCGATCTCTACCGCGCCGTGGACCGCAACGAGCTGCTGGTGATGTACCAGCCGACCATCGACATCGACAGCGGCCAGGTGATCGGCGCGGAGGCCCTCGTCCGCTGGCAGCATCCCGAGCGCGGCATGATCCACCCGGTCGAGTTCATCACGATTGCCGAAGAGACCGGGCTGATCCTGCCCATCGGTCACTGGGTCTTGCGGCAGGCCTGCCGCGACGTGCTGACCTGGAAGAAGCTCGATCCGGCCTACGCGGACATCTCCGTCGCCGTCAACATCTCCGCCCGGCAGCTGCAGGAGCCGCAGCTCGTCGAGCGCGTCGCCGATCTGCTGGTCGAGCACGCGCTCGATCCGGCCTCGCTGACGCTGGAGATCACCGAGAGCGTCGCGATGCAGAACACCGAGGCGACCATCGCGCGGCTCGAAGCGCTGAAGTCGCTGGGCGTCCACATCGCCATCGACGACTTCGGGACGGGCTACTCCAGCCTGAGCTACCTGCAGCGCTTCCCCATCGACATTCTGAAGATCGACCGCGCCTTCGTGCAGGGCATCGCCGAGAACGGCGACGATCACGCCCTGGCACAGACCATCGTGCAACTGGCGCGGACGCTGCGTCTCTCGACGGTTGCCGAGGGCATCGAGACGGTCGAGCAGCTCGAATGCCTGCGCGCGCTCGGCTGCGACCACGGCCAGGGCTACCTGTTCGCCCGGCCGATCCCGGCGGGGCAGCTCTCGGATCTGCTCGCCGCCAGCCTCCACGTGGACATCCGGAACGTGGCCTGA
- a CDS encoding quinone oxidoreductase: protein MQAIRVHQYGGPEAMELEQLPIPTPGPGQALVKVEAAGVNFIDIYQRSGAYKLPLPLGLGLEGAGTVEAVGDGVSNVKAGDRVAWTQISGSYATHNVVPADRLVALPAGLSFKDGAAAMLQGMTAHYLIHSTYPLKAGETALIHAAAGGVGLLFCQMAKMVGARVIGTAGTEAKAALARAAGADEVIVYTQQDFEAELKRLTDGKGADVVYDSVGKDTFDKSLNCLKPRGMLVLFGQASGAVAPFDPQILNAKGCLYLTRPRLDVYIESRQELEERASAVLGWIAEGKVKLRQEHTYALADAAQAHIDLNGRKTTGKVVLVP, encoded by the coding sequence ATGCAGGCGATCCGCGTCCATCAGTACGGTGGCCCGGAAGCGATGGAGCTGGAGCAGCTCCCGATCCCCACGCCCGGCCCGGGCCAGGCGCTCGTCAAGGTTGAGGCGGCCGGCGTCAACTTCATTGACATCTACCAGCGCAGCGGCGCGTACAAGCTGCCCCTGCCGCTCGGGCTGGGCCTCGAAGGGGCCGGCACCGTCGAAGCCGTGGGCGATGGCGTCAGCAACGTCAAGGCAGGGGATCGCGTCGCCTGGACCCAGATCTCCGGCTCGTACGCGACGCACAACGTGGTCCCGGCCGACCGGCTGGTCGCGTTGCCGGCCGGGCTCAGCTTCAAGGACGGCGCGGCCGCCATGCTCCAGGGCATGACGGCCCACTACCTGATCCACTCGACGTACCCGCTCAAGGCCGGCGAGACGGCGCTGATCCACGCGGCGGCCGGCGGCGTCGGGCTGCTGTTCTGCCAGATGGCGAAGATGGTCGGCGCGCGGGTCATCGGGACGGCCGGCACCGAGGCGAAGGCGGCGCTGGCCCGCGCGGCCGGCGCGGACGAGGTGATCGTCTACACCCAGCAGGATTTCGAGGCCGAGCTGAAGCGGCTGACCGACGGCAAGGGCGCGGATGTCGTCTACGACTCGGTGGGCAAGGACACGTTCGACAAGAGCCTGAACTGCCTCAAGCCGCGCGGCATGCTGGTGCTGTTCGGGCAGGCCAGCGGCGCGGTGGCCCCGTTCGACCCGCAGATCCTGAACGCCAAGGGCTGCCTCTACCTGACGCGCCCGCGCCTGGATGTCTACATCGAGAGCCGTCAGGAGCTGGAGGAGCGCGCCAGCGCCGTGCTGGGGTGGATCGCGGAGGGGAAGGTCAAGCTGCGGCAGGAGCACACCTACGCGCTGGCGGACGCCGCCCAGGCCCACATCGACCTGAACGGCCGCAAGACGACGGGCAAGGTGGTGCTGGTCCCGTAG
- a CDS encoding HAD family phosphatase: MVRLVASDLDGTLLRSDGTISERTRAVLRQARAAGVVVVLVTGRPPLTLRMAAEAAGVSGLAICSNGAVLYDLDRASIVRHTALEAETTARLVQAMLAAVPEVCFGFVRGEGFACDPAYYQLSLARDRSDGYLKMAIQAEALALCDQAPTKLIVRHARIGPDDLLAHVQALGFDGFEATHSGAPWVEIAAAGVTKAWALEALCGELGIGAHEVVAFGDAPNDLQLLRWAGHSVAVANAHPHLLAEAHEVAPANNEDGVAVVLERLLAGR, translated from the coding sequence ATGGTTCGGTTGGTGGCGAGCGATCTCGACGGGACCCTGCTGCGGAGCGACGGCACGATCTCGGAACGGACGCGGGCGGTGTTGCGGCAGGCCCGCGCGGCCGGCGTGGTGGTGGTGCTGGTCACCGGGCGGCCGCCGCTGACCCTCCGCATGGCGGCCGAGGCGGCGGGCGTCTCGGGGCTGGCGATCTGCTCCAACGGGGCCGTCCTCTACGACCTTGACCGGGCCAGCATCGTGCGGCACACGGCGCTGGAGGCCGAGACCACGGCGCGGCTGGTGCAGGCGATGCTCGCCGCCGTCCCAGAGGTCTGCTTCGGGTTCGTGCGCGGCGAGGGGTTCGCCTGCGATCCGGCCTACTACCAGCTCTCGCTGGCCCGCGACCGTTCTGATGGCTACCTGAAGATGGCGATCCAGGCGGAAGCTCTGGCGCTCTGCGACCAGGCCCCCACCAAGCTGATCGTGCGGCATGCGCGCATCGGCCCCGACGACCTGCTGGCCCACGTCCAGGCGCTCGGGTTCGATGGCTTCGAGGCGACCCACTCCGGGGCGCCGTGGGTCGAGATCGCCGCCGCTGGCGTCACGAAAGCCTGGGCGCTGGAAGCGCTGTGCGGCGAGCTTGGCATCGGCGCGCACGAGGTCGTAGCGTTCGGGGACGCGCCCAACGATCTGCAACTGCTGCGCTGGGCCGGGCACAGCGTGGCCGTGGCGAACGCGCACCCCCACCTGCTGGCCGAGGCCCACGAGGTCGCGCCGGCCAACAACGAGGACGGCGTGGCGGTCGTCCTGGAGCGGCTGCTCGCGGGCCGCTGA
- a CDS encoding Rdx family protein has product MAKPVKVKITYCAECGYEPQTLALTDALMRAFTHDLSSIELIPWYEGSFDVSVGGELVHSMYRDGGFPEHQTVIDAVKAYLARPD; this is encoded by the coding sequence ATGGCGAAGCCGGTCAAGGTCAAGATCACCTACTGCGCCGAGTGCGGCTACGAGCCGCAGACCCTGGCGCTCACGGATGCCCTGATGCGGGCGTTCACCCACGACCTCTCGTCCATCGAGCTGATCCCCTGGTACGAGGGGTCGTTCGACGTGTCGGTGGGCGGCGAGCTGGTCCACTCGATGTACCGCGACGGCGGCTTTCCAGAGCACCAGACGGTCATCGACGCGGTGAAGGCGTACCTCGCCCGGCCCGACTGA
- a CDS encoding thioredoxin family protein — translation MTRNQERHNANEQGVTLGEKELAPFKGLPKPVNVLMLAEDWCGDVIANTPIIGRLASEVDTLNLRVFLRDQNTDIMDAYLNQGKYKSIPTVVFFDEGFNELGRWVERPASVTKLREEKRQAIYRDNPEFGSPDAPVDQLPEDARIRLTQAIAAMREETKPWADQEVVREIGALVAGFAAKAS, via the coding sequence ATGACGCGCAACCAGGAGCGGCACAACGCCAACGAGCAGGGCGTGACGCTCGGGGAGAAGGAGCTCGCGCCGTTCAAGGGCCTGCCGAAGCCGGTCAACGTGTTGATGCTGGCCGAGGACTGGTGCGGCGACGTGATCGCGAACACGCCGATCATCGGGCGGCTCGCGTCCGAGGTGGACACCCTCAACCTGCGCGTCTTCCTGCGGGATCAGAACACGGACATCATGGATGCGTACCTGAACCAGGGGAAGTACAAGTCGATCCCGACCGTCGTCTTCTTCGACGAGGGGTTCAACGAGCTGGGCCGGTGGGTCGAGCGGCCGGCCAGCGTGACGAAGCTGCGCGAGGAGAAGCGCCAGGCGATCTACCGGGACAACCCGGAGTTCGGCTCGCCGGACGCGCCGGTGGATCAGTTGCCGGAGGACGCACGGATTCGGCTGACGCAGGCGATTGCCGCCATGCGCGAGGAGACCAAGCCCTGGGCCGACCAGGAGGTCGTGCGGGAGATCGGCGCGCTGGTGGCGGGCTTCGCCGCAAAGGCATCGTGA